A genomic window from Tolypothrix sp. PCC 7910 includes:
- a CDS encoding helix-turn-helix domain-containing protein, protein MSHYSSQNKVCDPDSTPESKFLTPFQRKVLLKNLQADLQPEYRRRIEIMLLADSGTSQTHICEILSCSQEMARYWIAVAEAGLAHKWNERPIGRPKTVNHQYLERLKELVNGSPRDYGYAFANWTAQWLSKHLAQEFGIEISDRHINRLLKQMGLSTKQKSSKQQATDSLKDAGIRICDLQSSNNQPKFLWSFNLAQTNH, encoded by the coding sequence ATGTCACATTATTCTAGTCAAAACAAGGTTTGTGATCCTGACTCTACGCCAGAAAGCAAATTTTTGACACCTTTTCAAAGAAAGGTTTTACTCAAGAATTTGCAAGCAGATTTACAACCAGAATATCGTCGCCGCATAGAAATTATGTTGTTAGCAGATAGCGGTACATCTCAAACTCATATCTGCGAAATATTAAGTTGCTCTCAAGAGATGGCACGATATTGGATTGCTGTAGCAGAAGCTGGCCTAGCGCACAAATGGAATGAGCGACCAATTGGTAGACCAAAGACTGTAAATCATCAATATCTAGAAAGGTTAAAAGAATTGGTGAATGGGAGTCCGCGTGATTATGGTTATGCATTTGCTAATTGGACAGCCCAATGGTTGAGTAAACATTTAGCTCAGGAATTTGGCATTGAAATTAGCGATCGCCATATTAATCGGCTCCTAAAACAAATGGGGCTATCAACCAAGCAAAAATCCTCAAAGCAACAAGCAACTGATTCTTTAAAGGATGCTGGCATTAGAATTTGCGATTTGCAATCTAGCAACAACCAGCCTAAATTCCTGTGGTCATTCAATTTGGCACAGACTAATCACTAA
- a CDS encoding aspartate carbamoyltransferase catalytic subunit, with amino-acid sequence MPSTTWNRHHILSLTDFSPTEYDAVLQTAASFQEVLSRRTKKVPTLQGQVVANLFFEPSTRTRSSFEIAAKRLSADTLNFAAATSSMTKGETILDTAKTYLAMGTDIMVIRHREAGVPNAIAQEMDRLGVKVSVLNAGDGQHEHPSQGLLDLFTICTLIDPTNPRIELLKGKKIAIVGDILHSRVARSNISSLTASGAEVHLAAPPTLLPKLFAEYFAEEATQESASAISDRQLFLHWQLEPALRDADFVMTLRLQKERMTAHLLPSLREYHQLFGITREKLRLCKPNVKVLHPGPVNRGVEISSDLMDDPEFSLIQAQVTSGVAVRMALLYLIGSGKV; translated from the coding sequence ATGCCTAGTACCACTTGGAACCGTCACCACATTCTTTCCCTAACAGACTTTTCACCGACTGAATACGACGCTGTTTTGCAAACTGCTGCTAGTTTCCAAGAAGTGCTATCAAGACGGACGAAAAAAGTGCCAACATTGCAGGGACAAGTGGTGGCGAATTTATTCTTTGAACCCTCTACCCGCACTCGTAGTAGTTTTGAAATTGCAGCCAAACGCCTCAGTGCGGATACGCTGAACTTTGCTGCTGCAACTTCTTCGATGACTAAGGGAGAAACAATTCTCGATACTGCGAAGACCTATTTGGCGATGGGTACTGATATTATGGTAATTCGCCATCGGGAAGCAGGTGTACCCAATGCGATCGCTCAAGAAATGGATCGTTTAGGTGTCAAAGTTAGTGTACTAAATGCTGGCGATGGTCAACATGAGCATCCTTCCCAAGGACTGCTAGACTTATTTACTATTTGTACTTTAATTGACCCCACTAATCCCCGAATCGAATTATTAAAAGGTAAAAAAATTGCGATCGTTGGCGATATCCTCCATTCTCGTGTGGCGCGATCGAATATTAGCAGCTTAACCGCCAGTGGTGCCGAGGTACATTTGGCAGCGCCACCCACGCTGCTACCAAAGTTATTTGCTGAGTATTTCGCGGAAGAAGCAACACAGGAATCCGCATCCGCTATATCTGATCGGCAATTATTTTTACATTGGCAGCTAGAACCCGCTTTACGTGATGCTGATTTTGTGATGACATTGCGTCTCCAAAAGGAACGCATGACTGCTCATTTATTGCCCAGTTTACGAGAATATCACCAGTTATTTGGCATTACACGTGAGAAGCTACGGCTTTGTAAGCCTAATGTCAAAGTATTACATCCAGGCCCTGTCAATCGTGGTGTAGAAATTAGTTCTGACCTAATGGATGACCCAGAATTTAGCCTGATTCAAGCACAAGTTACCAGTGGTGTGGCAGTGCGGATGGCATTGCTGTATTTAATTGGTAGTGGCAAAGTTTAA
- a CDS encoding peptidase domain-containing ABC transporter: MPSVFSQAQLGEQLAIVLGEQLEEQELQSCLAAIEIVEPPIAQLFWQATTAKAGIYLVLAGKVRLLDRGENLITTLSPGAAFGELTLFPEATLQPYSARSSLNLKLSYLKQETLQTLMDKYPRIRDRLLERAERWDLLMLFRQNSIGKGNTSVEDMLKALAYFSRQHLKMGTVPAKLVADTQLWILRQGELQHSDGSKLIPGSIFAIKPGKWQVTKPTIAYSLKHDDWQKALLHWGQLAEVIDSQATPVPIAEKPVAVSTKTNSNVISFPSQIQLQQPQKKRRAYFPSPKVKLGHLWGRISKRYPFYHQQSASDCGAACLVMISRYWGKQLSVNRLRELANVTRDGASLKGLTAAAESVGFTTRPVKASLDKLAQQPLPAIAHWEGKHYIVVYEVTKKQVIVGDPAIGQRHLKIAEFKAGWTGYALLLQPTALLKETPEASSGFWQFFDLVKPHTTVLLEVFMASMLIQILGLVTPLFTQLLLDRVIVQGSTLTLNTVGFGLLIFGLFSVAMNGLRQYLLDHTANRIGVSLMVGFIKHTFRLPLSYFESRYVGDIVSRVQENQKIQRFLTGESLSIGLDLLTVFIYVGLMFWYSWQMALLCLTIVPPFFLLALIATPFLRRISQEVFNALAQENSYLIQSLTGISSIRSMAIEQTVRWHWEELLNNLIKKTFKAQVISNQLQIFSSTIQTFVTTSLLWFGASLVIQNQLTIGQLVAFNMLLSNIIHPFQRLIVLWNQLQEVIVSTERINDVLEAEPEEDLEHQPRQLLPRLRGHIHFEKVTFRYHPESDINVLENLSFEIKPEQTVAVVGRSGSGKTTLSKLVLGLYPATDGKVLIDGQDVTSISLRSLRCQIGVVDQDTFLFGGTIRENISIAHPEATLAEIMEAAELAGADEFIKQLPMGYETQIGEGGGMLSGGQRQRLAIARALLGNPRLLLLDEATSHLDSESERIIQQNLKTILKGRTSLIIAHRLSTVRNADLILVLDRGLLVESGTHEQLIAKKGHYFYLNQQQLAQAHS; encoded by the coding sequence ATGCCATCAGTATTTTCACAAGCACAGCTTGGTGAACAGCTCGCTATTGTTTTAGGTGAGCAGCTAGAAGAGCAAGAACTGCAAAGCTGCTTAGCGGCGATAGAAATTGTAGAACCGCCCATAGCACAACTATTTTGGCAAGCAACAACAGCCAAAGCAGGAATTTATTTAGTTTTAGCAGGTAAAGTCCGATTGCTAGATAGAGGGGAGAACTTAATTACTACCCTCTCTCCAGGTGCAGCATTTGGTGAACTAACTTTGTTTCCTGAAGCTACTTTGCAACCATACTCAGCCAGGTCTTCTTTGAACTTAAAGCTGAGTTATCTCAAACAAGAGACATTGCAAACTTTGATGGATAAATATCCCAGGATTCGCGATCGCCTTTTGGAACGTGCAGAACGTTGGGATTTACTGATGTTGTTTCGCCAGAACTCCATCGGCAAAGGCAATACATCCGTTGAAGATATGCTGAAAGCCTTAGCTTACTTCTCACGACAGCATCTAAAAATGGGTACAGTACCAGCCAAACTAGTTGCAGATACTCAGTTATGGATATTGCGCCAAGGCGAATTACAGCATTCTGATGGGAGTAAATTAATTCCTGGCAGTATCTTTGCGATCAAACCGGGAAAATGGCAGGTTACAAAACCAACCATTGCTTACAGCCTCAAGCATGATGATTGGCAAAAAGCACTGCTACATTGGGGACAATTGGCAGAGGTGATTGATTCTCAAGCAACTCCAGTTCCCATAGCGGAAAAACCCGTAGCAGTATCTACCAAAACCAACAGCAACGTTATTTCCTTCCCCTCGCAAATTCAGCTACAACAACCACAAAAAAAACGACGTGCTTACTTTCCTAGCCCAAAAGTCAAATTAGGGCATTTGTGGGGACGCATCAGCAAGCGCTACCCCTTCTACCACCAACAAAGTGCTTCTGACTGTGGGGCTGCTTGTTTGGTGATGATTAGCCGCTATTGGGGTAAGCAATTGAGTGTTAACCGCTTGCGAGAGTTAGCTAACGTTACCCGCGATGGTGCATCACTTAAGGGCTTAACAGCAGCCGCAGAAAGCGTTGGTTTTACTACCCGTCCAGTGAAAGCCAGCCTGGATAAATTAGCACAACAACCATTACCAGCGATCGCTCACTGGGAAGGCAAGCATTACATCGTCGTTTACGAAGTTACTAAAAAACAAGTAATTGTCGGCGATCCCGCCATTGGTCAACGCCACCTGAAGATTGCAGAATTTAAAGCGGGGTGGACTGGTTACGCTTTATTATTACAACCCACCGCTCTATTAAAAGAAACTCCAGAAGCAAGTTCCGGATTCTGGCAATTTTTTGATTTAGTCAAACCCCATACTACAGTCTTGCTAGAAGTTTTCATGGCTTCTATGCTAATTCAAATATTGGGGCTAGTAACGCCGTTATTCACACAGTTACTTTTAGACAGAGTTATTGTCCAGGGCAGTACTCTAACTTTAAATACCGTGGGTTTCGGATTGCTAATTTTTGGCTTATTCAGCGTAGCAATGAACGGTTTAAGGCAATATCTGTTGGATCACACTGCTAACCGGATCGGAGTATCACTAATGGTGGGTTTTATCAAACACACCTTTCGCTTGCCCTTGTCTTACTTTGAATCGCGTTACGTGGGAGATATTGTTTCCCGCGTCCAAGAAAATCAAAAAATTCAACGCTTTCTGACTGGGGAATCCCTATCTATCGGCTTGGATTTGCTAACAGTATTCATCTATGTAGGATTAATGTTTTGGTATAGTTGGCAAATGGCATTGCTGTGCTTAACAATTGTACCGCCATTCTTCTTGCTGGCATTGATTGCAACGCCTTTTTTACGCCGTATTTCCCAAGAAGTATTTAATGCCTTAGCTCAAGAAAACAGTTATTTGATTCAGAGTCTCACAGGGATTAGCTCAATTCGTTCCATGGCCATTGAACAGACAGTACGCTGGCATTGGGAAGAACTCCTGAATAATTTGATCAAAAAAACTTTTAAAGCCCAGGTCATTAGCAACCAATTGCAAATTTTTAGTTCTACTATTCAAACTTTTGTAACGACAAGTTTGTTGTGGTTTGGCGCGTCGTTGGTGATTCAAAATCAACTGACGATTGGGCAATTAGTCGCTTTCAATATGTTATTATCTAACATCATTCATCCTTTCCAACGACTAATAGTATTGTGGAATCAATTGCAAGAAGTCATAGTTTCAACAGAAAGAATTAATGATGTTTTAGAAGCAGAACCAGAAGAAGATTTAGAACATCAACCCCGACAATTATTACCTAGACTCCGTGGTCATATTCACTTTGAAAAAGTTACTTTTCGCTATCATCCTGAAAGCGATATTAACGTCCTCGAAAATCTCAGCTTTGAAATCAAACCAGAGCAAACAGTAGCAGTTGTTGGGCGTAGTGGTTCGGGTAAAACAACTCTCTCAAAATTAGTATTAGGTTTATACCCAGCGACAGATGGCAAAGTCTTGATTGACGGTCAAGATGTTACTAGCATTTCCCTGCGATCGCTCCGGTGTCAAATTGGTGTGGTGGATCAAGATACGTTTTTGTTTGGCGGTACGATTCGGGAAAACATTAGCATTGCTCACCCTGAAGCCACTTTAGCAGAGATTATGGAAGCGGCAGAATTGGCAGGAGCAGACGAATTTATTAAACAATTACCAATGGGTTACGAAACCCAAATCGGCGAAGGTGGCGGGATGTTATCTGGTGGACAACGTCAACGTTTAGCGATCGCCCGTGCTTTGTTGGGTAATCCGCGTTTATTACTTTTAGATGAAGCCACCAGTCACCTAGATTCGGAATCGGAACGCATTATTCAGCAAAATCTGAAAACCATACTCAAAGGCCGCACCAGCTTAATTATTGCTCACAGACTCTCCACTGTCCGTAATGCTGATTTAATTTTAGTTTTGGATCGTGGCTTATTAGTTGAAAGCGGTACTCACGAGCAATTAATTGCAAAGAAAGGTCATTATTTCTATCTCAATCAGCAACAGTTAGCACAAGCTCATTCTTGA